Proteins encoded together in one Solanum lycopersicum chromosome 7, SLM_r2.1 window:
- the LOC101255416 gene encoding probable xyloglucan endotransglucosylase/hydrolase protein 16: MANSHLLLISIVLMGNLVAVLAAGNFNDLTEITWGDGRGKILDGGKGLSLSLDNYSGSGFQSKNEYLYGRFDMQLKLVPKNSAGTVTTFFLSSQGEGHDEIDFEFLGNVTGEPYTVHTNVYSQGKGNKEQQFHLWFDPTAAFHTYTIVWNANRIVFLVDQIPIRVYNNHESIGIAYPKSQPMKVYCSLWNADEWATQGGRVKTDWSQAPFTAYYRNINIDGCVVKSGASSCASRSTESTNSAKSWETHELDAKGRNRVRWVQSKHMVYNYCADSKRFPQGYSQECKRSRF; encoded by the exons atggctaattctcatttacttttaatttcCATTGTATTAATGGGCAATTTAGTGGCTGTATTAGCAGCTGGTAATTTTAATGACCTTACAGAAATCACTTGGGGTGATGGACGTGGTAAAATATTAGATGGAGGTAAAGGTCTCTCTTtgtcacttgataattattccGGGTCGGGTTTTCAATCGAAAAATGAATATCTCTACGGAAGATTCGACATGCAACTCAAACTCGTCCCTAAAAACTCTGCTGGCACTGTCACCACGTTCTTT ctaTCGTCACAAGGAGAAGGACACGATGAGATCGATTTCGAGTTCTTGGGAAATGTGACTGGTGAGCCTTATACGGTACACACCAATGTTTATTCTCAAGGAAAAGGAAACAAAGAACAACAATTTCACCTTTGGTTCGATCCAACTGCAGCATTTCACACTTACACCATTGTTTGGAACGCTAACCGCATAGT GTTTTTGGTGGATCAGATTCCAATTAGAGTATACAACAACCATGAGAGCATTGGAATTGCATACCCCAAAAGTCAACCAATGAAAGTCTATTGTAGTTTATGGAATGCAGATGAATGGGCTACACAAGGTGGTAGAGTCAAAACTGATTGGTCACAAGCACCATTTACTGCCTATTATAGGAACATTAACATTGATGGCTGCgtcgttaaatcaggcgcttccTCATGTGCCTCACGGTCTACTGAATCCACGAACAGTGCTAAGTCGTGGGAGACACATGAGCTTGATGCTAAGGGTCGGAACAGGGTCCGATGGGTACAGAGCAAACATATGGTTTATAATTATTGCGCGGATTCTAAGAGGTTTCCTCAAGGATATTCACAAGAGTGTAAACGATCAAGGTTTTAA
- the tXET-B2 gene encoding xyloglycan endo-transglycosylase precursor, which produces MLLQLSLLTLVLLSPVSADNFYQDAAVTFGDQRAQIQDGGRLLTLSLDKISGSGFQSKNEYLFGRFDMQLKLVPGNSAGTVTTFYLSSQGAGHDEIDFEFLGNSSGLPYTVHTNVYSQGKGNKEQQFRLWFDPTSSFHTYSIVWNSQRIIFLVDNIPIRVFNNHEALGVAYPKNQAMRVYASLWNADDWATQGGRVKTDWSMAPFTASYRNFNTNACVWSAATSTSSCGGSKTESVNNDETWQTQQLNANGRNRIRWVQQKYMIYNYCADANRFSQGFSPECKRSRF; this is translated from the exons ATGTTGCTGCAGCTTTCTCTTCTTACACTAGTCTTACTATCCCCTGTTTCCGCTGATAATTTCTACCAAGACGCGGCGGTCACGTTTGGTGACCAGCGCGCTCAGATACAAGATGGAGGGCGCCTTCTCACATTGTCACTTGATAAAATTTCAGGTTCCGGATTTCAGTCTAAGAATGAGTATTTATTCGGAAGGTTCGATATGCAGCTTAAACTCGTACCTGGAAATTCTGCTGGCACTGTCACCACATTCTAT TTGTCTTCTCAAGGAGCAGGGCATGATGAAATTGATTTTGAGTTTCTAGGAAATTCATCAGGACTACCTTACACGGTTCATACCAATGTTTACTCTCAAGGAAAAGGCAATAAAGAACAACAATTTCGTCTCTGGTTTGATCCAACTTCGTCGTTCCACACTTACTCTATTGTTTGGAACTCTCAACGGATCAT atttttggtGGATAATATCCCAATTAGAGTGTTCAACAACCACGAAGCACTTGGTGTTGCATACCCAAAGAATCAAGCAATGAGAGTTTACGCGAGTCTATGGAATGCTGATGATTGGGCTACACAAGGAGGACGGGTGAAGACAGATTGGTCTATGGCTCCGTTTACAGCTTCTTACAGGAATTTCAATACAAATGCTTGTGTTTGGTCAGCTGCTACGTCTACTTCGTCTTGTGGAGGTTCTAAGACTGAGTCAGTAAACAATGATGAGACATGGCAAACGCAACAACTGAACGCTAATGGAAGAAATAGAATACGATGGGTTCAGCAGAAGTACATGATCTACAATTACTGTGCAGATGCTAATAGGTTCTCTCAAGGCTTTTCTCCTGAATGCAAGCGTTCAAGGTTCTAA
- the LOC101254812 gene encoding conserved oligomeric Golgi complex subunit 4: protein MASDEGTNLDSSRLKFGTPEALEEVRNLTDVGDMTRLLHECIAYQRALDLELDTILSHRSDLDKQLSGLQKSAQVLDIVKADADHLFSNISSTSLLADQVSAKVRQLDLGQSRVNDTLLRIDAIVDRSNCLDGVRKALASEDFESAANYVQTFLQLDAKYKDSAASDQRDQLLASKKQLEGIVRRKLAEAVDQRDHSTVLRFIRLYPPLALEEEGLQVYVMYLKKVIAMRSRLEYEQLVEMMSDQQGSSQNQLNFVSCLTNLFKDIVLAIEENDETLRSLCGEDGIVYAICELQEECDSRGSTIIKKYMEYRKLAKVTSEINSYKSDLLSVGIEGPDPRDIEVYLEEILSLTQLGEDYTGYMISKIRGLSSVDPELGPRATKAFRSGNFSKVVQDITGYYVILEGYFMVENVRKAIKIDELVFDSLTTSMVDDVFYVLQSCCRRSISTSNINSVIAVLSSAVSLLGGEFNEALQQKVREPNLGAKLFSGGVAVQKNGTEIATALNNMDVSGEYALKLRHEIEEQCAEVFSAPADRERVKSCLSELNETSNGFKKALNIGLEQLVATVTPRIRPVLDTVATISYELSESEYADNEVNDPWVQRLLHAVETNVAWLQPLMTANNYDSFVHLVIDFVVKRLEVIMMQKRFSQLGGLQLDRDIRALVSYFSNMTQRTVRDKFARLTQMATILNLEKVSEILDFWGENSGPMTWRLTPAEVRRVLSLRVDFKSEAISALKL from the exons ATGGCTTCCGACGAAGGAACCAATTTAGATTCATCTCGGTTGAAATTTGGGACACCGGAGGCGTTGGAAGAGGTGCGGAATCTCACTGACGTTGGAGACATGACTAGACTTCTCCACGAGTGCATTGCATATCAACGAGCCCTAGATCTAGAACTGGATACTATCCTTTCACATAGATCTGACCTTGACAAGCAGCTTTCCGGCCTTCAAAAATCCGCTCAAGTTCTCGACATTGTTAAAGCTGACGCGGATCACTTATTCTCCAACATCAGTTCAACTTCTCTCCTTGCTGATCAGGTAAGCGCAAAAGTCCGTCAGCTCGATCTAGGTCAGTCGCGTGTTAACGACACTCTCCTTCGAATAGATGCTATCGTTGATCGCTCTAATTGTTTAGACGGTGTACGTAAGGCACTTGCATCTGAGGACTTTGAATCTGCTGCTAATTATGTTCAGACGTTCCTTCAACTTGACGCTAAGTACAAGGATTCAGCTGCTTCTGACCAGAGAGACCAGCTCCTTGCCTCTAAGAAGCAGCTTGAAGGGATTGTCCGGCGTAAATTGGCAGAAGCAGTTGATCAGCGTGATCACTCCACCGTTCTGCGGTTCATAAGGCTGTATCCTCCGTTGGCATTGGAGGAGGAGGGACTGCAAGTGTACGTGATGTATTTGAAGAAGGTAATTGCCATGAGATCGCGCCTTGAGTATGAGCAATTGGTTGAAATGATGAGTGATCAGCAGGGATCCAGCCAGAACCAGCTTAATTTTGTATCCTGTTTGACTAATTTATTCAAAGATATCGTCTTGGCTATTGAAGAGAATGATGAAACTTTAAGGAGCTTGTGTGGAGAGGATGGCATTGTTTATGCAATATGTGAACTTCAAGAAGAGTGTGATTCTCGTGGTTCTACTATTATAAAGAAGTACATGGAGTACAGGAAACTAGCGAAAGTGACTTCTGAGATTAATTCTTACAAGAGCGATTTGCTGTCTGTTGGAATCGAAGGACCAGACCCCAGAGATATCGAAGTATATTTGGAGGAGATCTTGTCTTTGACACAGTTGGGTGAGGATTACACGGGGTATATGATATCGAAGATTAGGGGTTTGAGTTCTGTTGATCCCGAATTAGGTCCCCGTGCCACAAAGGCTTTTAGGAGTGGTAATTTCAGTAAAGTTGTGCAAGACATTACCGGTTATTATGTGATATTGGAAGGATACTTCATGGTTGAGAATGTGAGAAAAGCTATAAAAATTGATGAACTCGTGTTCGATAGTCTCACAACTTCCATGGTGGACGATGTCTTCTATGTTCTGCAGAGCTGTTGTCGAAGGTCCATTTCCACTTCAAATATCAACTCTGTGATTGCAGTTTTAAGCAGTGCTGTAAGTCTATTAGGCGGTGAGTTCAATGAGGCTTTGCAACAGAAAGTCAGAGAGCCTAATCTTGGAGCCAAGCTGTTCTCTGGCGGCGTTGCTGTACAAAAGAATGGTACAGAGATTGCCACGGCTTTGAATAATATGGATGTGAGTGGTGAGTATGCATTGAAATTACGGCATGAGATTGAAGAACAATGTGCTGAG gtgttttctgcaccagcagaTAGAGAGAGGGTCAAATCATGTTTATCTGAATTAAATGAGACAAGCAATGGTTTCAAGAAGGCCTTGAACATTGGCTTGGAACAACTAGTGGCTACTGTGACGCCTCGAATTCGGCCAGTGTTGGATACTGTTGCAACAATCAGTTATGAGCTGTCTGAATCTGAATATGCTGACAATGAGGTAAATGACCCATGGGTTCAAAGGCTTCTCCATGCGGTAGAGACCAATGTGGCTTGGCTTCAACCATTAATGACTGCTAACAATTATGACTCGTTTGTACATCTGGTCATTGACTTTGTTGTTAAGAGGCTTGAGGTTATCATGATGCAAAAGAGATTCAGTCAACTTGGTGGTCTTCAACTTGACAGAGATATTCGAGCACTTGTGAGCTACTTCTCCAACATGACCCAGAGGACTGTTAGGGACAAGTTTGCTCGTCTAACCCAAATGGCTACAATATTAAACTTGGAGAAGGTCTCTGAGATTCTGGATTTCTGGGGTGAGAACTCAGGACCCATGACCTGGCGACTTACTCCAGCTGAGGTTAGAAGAGTGTTGAGTTTGAGGGTTGACTTCAAATCTGAGGCAATATCGGCTCTTAAGTTGTAA